CCCGCGCTCAACGGGCTGATCAGCTGGGCGCCGTTGCAGTACCTCGGCAACATTTCATACTCCCTGTACCTATGGCACTGGCCGATCATTGTGATTGCGCCGTTCGCACTGGGACGTCCGTTGGCCACGCTGGACAAGGGGCTCATCATCGTGGCTGCCGTCCTGCTGGCCGGCTTGACGAAGGTTCTCGTGGAGGACCGGGGCCAGTCCTCCAAGTTCCTCACCTCCTCGAATCTGCGGACTTTCGTGGCAATGTCCGCCGGCATGGCGCTGCTCGCGGGCCTCGTGGTTTTCCAGCTGCAGGCAACCGACCAGCACACTGCCACCGCGGAACGGGCAGCCGCGGCGGCAGCCCTGCAGCCATGCCACGGGCCACGGGCGCTCCTCCCTGGCTCCGACTGCGCGGACAGGTTTGGCCCGTCAGCCACGCCCGTGATGGCCAAACCCAACCAATACTGGAACCTGCCGCCGGAATGCGGACAGGCCCGCGACGAGCTGATGTCCCGCAGCACAAAGACGCACCTGCGCTGTGACTTCTCCGGAGGCCGTGACGGCGCGCCGGTTGTCTGGCTGGTGGGCGACTCCCACGGCCAGCAGTGGCAGGCAATGGTCTTTGCGGCCGCCAAGACGCGTCACTGGATCGTCAAGACCGCGCTCCTGGGCGGTTGCCCGGTAGCGGACATCAAGTTCAAGGGATATGACGGCAACAAGGACCCGGCCGTCGCAGAGGCCTGCATGGGCTGGGCCCATGAGGTAACCGACGCCGTCGCCGCCGACCGTCCCTCGGCCGTGTTCACCTCCATGTTCGCGCGGAAGCAGGCAGCCGATGACGGCTCGGGGAAACCCCGGAATGAACAATTCGCCACCGGCCTGAACGCTACGTGGAAACACTGGACCGATGCCGGCGCCAAGGTCTACGTGCTGGCCGACCCGCCGCTGAATCAGGCCGTCCGCCCACCTGACTGCACGACCCTGCACGCCGCAGCGCCTGCCGAATGCGCAGTTGACCGCAAAGCGGCACAGCCCGAGGACCCCCTGACCCTTGCGGCCCGGATATCAAGCAACGGCAATGTCCGGCTGCTGGACTTCACCGACTTCTTCTGTACGCCGGGCAAGTGCTACACGGTTGTAGGCGGTGTCAATGTCTACTACGACGCCAACCACCTGAACCGTGGATACAGCGAACTCCTGGCTCCGATCCTGCTGGACAGGATCAGTTGACGTCCGGCGGTTCGGCACTGTTTTCCACATAGGCGCCCGGGGCTGTGGCCTGAAGGGGTTGGGGGTCCCTAGGCTTGATTCATGACCACATTCCACGGCATCCCCGCCGCTGCCATCGGGTTTTATGCGCAGCTGGAGCTCAACAACAACCGTGACTGGTGGCTGGAGCACAAGACCGCCTACAACCAGTCGGTCAAGGAGCCGCTGGCTGCCCTCCTGGCCGAGCTGGAACCACGGTTCGGTCCGGGCAAGATCTTCCGGCCCAACCGGGACATCCGCTTTTCCCTGGACAAGTCACCCTACAAAACGGTCCAGGGAGCGTTCGCCTCCTACCAGGAGGGCGTCGGGTACTACCTTCAACTGGGTGCGGACGGCCTGCTGGTGGGCGGCGGCTACCACTCGCACTCCCCCGCGCAACTGGCCCGCTACCGGAACTCAGCGGATGCATCGGGGACCGGAGAATCCCTGCAGCAGATAGTGGACGCCATCATCGCAGCCGGGTTTGAGATTGAGGGCGAAAGGCTGAAGACCGTGCCGCATGGCTTTCCCCGGGAACATCCGAGGGCGGAGTTGCTGAAGCACAAGTCACTGTCCGCCAGCGTCACCCTGGGCCAGCCGGACTGGCTGTCCACGGCGTCGGCCGGCCGGGAGATCGCCCGGCTCTGGGAGCAGCTGCGTCCGCTGGTGGACTGGGTGGGACGGCATGCAGCCCCCTGAGCGGGCGCCCTGTGTTGGTGTTGCTCGGGAGCTGGCTGGTTGTCACGTGCGACCGCCTGTTCAGCAGGGCTGGGCGCGTGTCAGGTGTGCTGGCCCTCGGTGGCCAGCCTGTGGTCCAGGTTGCCGAAGAATACTGTCAGCATCAGCTCGAACGCCTTCGTGGCCGCCTCAGCCTGGTTCATCACCACAAAGTCGAACTGCAGCCCGTAGAACGTGGACGTAAACAGCCGGGCGTCGGTGTCCGCGAACTCTTCACGGATACCCTGTTCCACCAGCCAGTCCCTGGCTTTTTCGTGCAGCATCCGGAAGTGCTCCTGGGATGTACCGCGGGGTTCAGCGGCAACGATGTCCTGGGCAGTGGCTTCAAACTCGAGCCTCGCCAGGTGGCGGTTTCGCTGGGCCATGGTCCATTGCCATGACTCCAGCAGGAAGGACTTCCAGGCATCGCGGCTGATGTCCCGGATGTCAGTGCCCCGCATGCTGTCCAGCCGGGACTCAATGGAACGGATGATCTCGTTCACGAGCTGTTCCCTGTTGCCGAAGTGGTACACCAGGACATAGCTGCTGATGCCCAGCCCGTCAGCCAGGGTCCGGAACGTCAGCCCGGCCAGCGTCCTGTCCATAAGATAGTCCAGAATCGCGGACAGCAGTTCTGCCTTGCGTTCCGGTTTTGCTGGGCGGGCCATGCTTACATCTTATTCGGCCGGAACGTCAGACTTTTGCCAGGTCATCCTCGTCGGCACTAGTTCCGTTGACGGCCGCCCTGGCCTCGGCGAACTTCTCGTTCAGCCGGGAGTGACGCTGGCCGTACGCGAAGTAAATGACCAGACCGATCGCCATCCATATGCCGAAGAAGATCCATGTCTCCACGGTGAGGTTGGTCATGAGGTACAGGCACAGAACGGCGGAAACCACGGGCAGTACCTTGCCGAACGGCACGCGGAAGGCGGGCTTCAGATCGGGTCGTTTTCTGCGGAGCACCAGTATGCCCAGGCTCACCATCACAAAGGCGGACAGTGTCCCGATGTTGATCATTTCCTCGAGCAGGTCCACCTCGGTCAGACCGGCCACGAGTGCAACGGCGGCGCCACAGATGATCTGGAGGCGCACCGGCGTCGAGCGTTTGGCGCTGGTCTTGGACAGCGAGCGAGGCAGCAGTCCGTCGCGGCTCATGGCGAGCACCACGCGGGACAGGCCCATCAGCAGCACCATGATCACCGTGGTGAGGCCAATCAGCGAACCAAAGGCGATGATCTTTGCGGCGTCGGTGTTCCCCACGGCTTCGAAGGCCGTGGTCAGCGTGGGATTGTCCGCCTTGGCCAGCTCGGTGTAGGGCACCATGCCGGTCAGTGCCAGGGACACCAGGATGTACAGGACCGTCACCAGGGCGAGGCCGCCGAAGATACCGCGCGGCAGGGTTTTCTGCGGGTTCTTGACCTCTTCCGCCGAGGTGGCAACAACATCGAATCCGATAAAGGCGAAGAAGACCACTGCGGCGCCGGCGAAGACGCCCAGGGTGCCGTAGTGGGCCGGTGCAGCTCCCGTCAGGAAACCGAAGAAGGACTGCTTCAGCACGTCTGCTGCCGCGGTCCCGCCGGTGGGCTCCGAGGCCGGCACGAACGGGGTGTAGTTCTCAAACTTGACGTAGGCAAACCCGGCGATGATCACGAACACCACCACGGCGATCTTCACCATGGTGAAGATGTTTCCGACGCGCGCGGACAGTTTTGTCCCGAGCACCAGCAGCACCGTGAAGATGGCGACAATCAGGAAAGCGCCCCAGTAGAGGTCAACGCCGCCCAGCGCGATGGCAGGGGGAATATCCATGCCCGTCAGCGCGAACACCTTGCTGAGGTAGATCCCCCAGTACTTGGCGATCACGGCGGCTGCGGTGAACAGTTCCAGAATCAGGTTCCAGCCGATGATCCAGGCCAGGACTTCGCCCATGGTGGCGTAAGTGAAGACGTAGGCCGAGCCCGCAACAGGGATGGCCGTGGCGAATTCGGCGTAGCACATGATGGCCAGTGCGCAGGTGACCGCGGCAACAGCGAAGGAAGCCGTCACGGCCGGCCCGGCGAAGTTCGCGGCGGCCTTTGCGCCTACCGAAAAGATACCGGCGCCGACGGCAACGGCGACGCCCATGATCATCAGGTCCCAGGTGCTCAGGGACCGCTTGAGTTTGCGTCCGGGTTCATCGGCGTCGGCCATTGACTGCTCGATTGATTTGGTCCGGAGAAGGTTCATAAGAAGTTCCACAATCCTGATTGCGTGTTGGAAACAGACTTATCAACCGTAATGTCCAGCCAGCGGGCGGTCATAGTTGTCCCGAATAGTGAGACGGTCACACGCAAAAACCACGTCCGGCTCCCCCAGCGCTGCGGCTGCGCTGTGGGGGCCGGACGTGGAGCCTGGATTGCTGCGGCCGTGCTGTTATCAGGCGGCAACGGCAACACGGTTGCGATAGTAAGGGGTGTGACATCATGCCCCTGGCGCCCGGACTGATGTCACACCCCTCACTTTGTCAATTGCTAATTAGTGAAGTCCGGCTGGCGGCCCCGGATAGAGCCGCCAGCCGTCCTACTGGCCTACACCGCCCCCGTAGTGAACGTCCAGGAACGGAACGCTATCCGGTTGCCTGCCAGGTCACTGACCGAGGAGACGGCCATGGTGTACGTGCGGTTGGCAAGCAGCGTCGACGACGGATTCAGTGTGGCAGTGTTTGTCGCACTGTTGTACGTAACCGTTGCCGGGACCACTGTGGTGCCGAGCCGCAGGACCACCGTTCCGGCGGTGACATTCGTGACCGGTTCACTGAACCGAACCGTCACGTTTGCCGTCCGGCTGGTGTTCGTGGCACCCAACCCCGGGGTGACTGCGACGATGGTCGGAGCCGGTCCGGTAGTGAACTGCCACGACGTGGACGCGATGGTGTTCCCGGCCGTGTCACGGATCGACGAGAGTGCCAGCGTGTACGTCCGGTCGGCGGTGAGCGTGCTGGTCGGATCCAGCGTCGCGGTCCGCGTCGCATTGTTGTACGTCACCGTTGCAGGAATCACCGTGGCGCCGAGCCGCAGGACGAACGTTGTGCTACTGACATTCGTCACCGGTTCGCTGAACGTCACCGTGAGGTTGCCCGTCTGGCTGACCGACGTAGCACCCGCGGCCGGGGTCCTCGCCGTCACAGTCGGGGCAACGAACTCCGTGCGCGGAGTCACTGCCACTGAGGGGGCCGAATTCACACTCGTGCCAACCGAGTTGACGGCATTGACAATGAAGGTGTAACTCGTTCCGTTGATCAGCGTGCCCATTACCGCGCTGGTCACATTGCCGACGGCCGTTGTGCGGACCGGCGTGGTGCTAGCACCGACGAAGGTCCGGATCCGGTATCCCGTGATGGGTGCTGCGTTGGCAACCGGCAGTGGCGCAAGCCAGTTGACGGTGACCTGGGCGTTACCCGCGACGGAGGTGCCGATTCGGGGAGCCCCCGGAACCACTGGAGCCACAGGAGTCACGGTGTTTGAGAAAGCGGAGAAAGCGCTCGTCCCGATGGCGTTGGATGCCGACACCTGGAACCGCACAGGGGTGCCGTTGGCCAGCCCGGTGACGACCAGGCTGGTAGCGCCTGCTGGAGCACTCCGGAGAGCGCCCAGCTGGGTACCGGCTGCGTTGACCACACGAACCGAGAAGCCCGTGGCGAGACCACCCGCCGCAGGAGTGAAGTTCACCGTAGCCTGGCCGTTGCCGGCCGTTGC
This genomic interval from Micrococcaceae bacterium Sec5.7 contains the following:
- a CDS encoding acyltransferase family protein yields the protein MSIVDEAPRDAAETATATASKARPGAGPRQRGSFRADIQSLRALAVVLVVLNHLWPSRITGGYVGVDVFFVISGFLITSHLFKELTATGKVRLASFYARRIRRLLPAAFLVLAVSLAASMIWLPFSRWVDTACEVLASALYAENWVLAAKSVDYSASTASATVAQHYWSLSVEEQFYLVWPVLLMVLFGLAARRGKPMVRAVFAGIAAVTVLGLMASVLTTELSPNQAYFVTPVRAWEFGAGALAALAAGRVRLPSLPAKAAGLAGYLLIGYSALAFSEATPFPGWLAVIPVLGTVMAIIAGSDNRRPALNGLISWAPLQYLGNISYSLYLWHWPIIVIAPFALGRPLATLDKGLIIVAAVLLAGLTKVLVEDRGQSSKFLTSSNLRTFVAMSAGMALLAGLVVFQLQATDQHTATAERAAAAAALQPCHGPRALLPGSDCADRFGPSATPVMAKPNQYWNLPPECGQARDELMSRSTKTHLRCDFSGGRDGAPVVWLVGDSHGQQWQAMVFAAAKTRHWIVKTALLGGCPVADIKFKGYDGNKDPAVAEACMGWAHEVTDAVAADRPSAVFTSMFARKQAADDGSGKPRNEQFATGLNATWKHWTDAGAKVYVLADPPLNQAVRPPDCTTLHAAAPAECAVDRKAAQPEDPLTLAARISSNGNVRLLDFTDFFCTPGKCYTVVGGVNVYYDANHLNRGYSELLAPILLDRIS
- a CDS encoding DUF2461 domain-containing protein, with product MTTFHGIPAAAIGFYAQLELNNNRDWWLEHKTAYNQSVKEPLAALLAELEPRFGPGKIFRPNRDIRFSLDKSPYKTVQGAFASYQEGVGYYLQLGADGLLVGGGYHSHSPAQLARYRNSADASGTGESLQQIVDAIIAAGFEIEGERLKTVPHGFPREHPRAELLKHKSLSASVTLGQPDWLSTASAGREIARLWEQLRPLVDWVGRHAAP
- a CDS encoding TetR/AcrR family transcriptional regulator, giving the protein MARPAKPERKAELLSAILDYLMDRTLAGLTFRTLADGLGISSYVLVYHFGNREQLVNEIIRSIESRLDSMRGTDIRDISRDAWKSFLLESWQWTMAQRNRHLARLEFEATAQDIVAAEPRGTSQEHFRMLHEKARDWLVEQGIREEFADTDARLFTSTFYGLQFDFVVMNQAEAATKAFELMLTVFFGNLDHRLATEGQHT
- a CDS encoding amino acid permease — translated: MNLLRTKSIEQSMADADEPGRKLKRSLSTWDLMIMGVAVAVGAGIFSVGAKAAANFAGPAVTASFAVAAVTCALAIMCYAEFATAIPVAGSAYVFTYATMGEVLAWIIGWNLILELFTAAAVIAKYWGIYLSKVFALTGMDIPPAIALGGVDLYWGAFLIVAIFTVLLVLGTKLSARVGNIFTMVKIAVVVFVIIAGFAYVKFENYTPFVPASEPTGGTAAADVLKQSFFGFLTGAAPAHYGTLGVFAGAAVVFFAFIGFDVVATSAEEVKNPQKTLPRGIFGGLALVTVLYILVSLALTGMVPYTELAKADNPTLTTAFEAVGNTDAAKIIAFGSLIGLTTVIMVLLMGLSRVVLAMSRDGLLPRSLSKTSAKRSTPVRLQIICGAAVALVAGLTEVDLLEEMINIGTLSAFVMVSLGILVLRRKRPDLKPAFRVPFGKVLPVVSAVLCLYLMTNLTVETWIFFGIWMAIGLVIYFAYGQRHSRLNEKFAEARAAVNGTSADEDDLAKV